The window GTCAACTGATGAGCCTGTGGAAGGTAGACGATTTTGGCACGAGTGACCTGATGCAGGGGTACTATGAACGGTTGATGGACGGAGCTGGACGCAGTGAGGCGCTGCGGGATATTCAGCGAGAGTTGCAATCGACAGGGGCTTACGGTCATCCTTATTATTGGGCTGGATTTATCGCGTCGGGCAATTGGCGCGCTATGGAGGGAGGGGAATGAAAGCACCGGAGCGCTATTGGCAACTGCTGCGTCTAACCATGCAGGGTCAGCGGCGGGTGGAGGAGTTGCCGCCTTGCCGCCACTGTCTGGAGACCCAATGTCTGGGGGCGGATGCTGTGCCGAGTGATGCTGTTGTGCAGCGCCAGTTGCAAACG of the Leptolyngbya sp. CCY15150 genome contains:
- a CDS encoding CHAT domain-containing protein gives rise to the protein QLMSLWKVDDFGTSDLMQGYYERLMDGAGRSEALRDIQRELQSTGAYGHPYYWAGFIASGNWRAMEGGE